The following coding sequences are from one Chloracidobacterium sp. window:
- the pruA gene encoding L-glutamate gamma-semialdehyde dehydrogenase: MQTQRSLDEFRNEPFTDYSDPVNAELMNAAIDKVRSELGREYPIVINGEKITLDHKFNSYDPARKAEVVGIFPEGDTDTTLVQKAIDAASEAFLSWRNVPAAERAEYLFKTADLMRQRKHELSAWMVFEVSKTWAEADGDTAEAIDFCEFYGREMLRWSEEQPVTPHAGEKNEFGYIPLGVGAIIPPWNFPLAIMAGMTMAAVVAGNTVVLKPSSDSPTIAAKFVEILDDVGLPKGVVNFISGSAKTGEAMVTHPKTRFISFTGSKGVGLHINEEAAKTRPGQIWIKRVVAEMGGKDAIVVADDAADLDAVAAGVVSAAFGFQGQKCSACSRLIVDEKVHDELLEKIVALTANLKVGLPTAGDTNVAAVINKRSFDGTMGYIKRGVEDGGRIVAGGRGDDSNGFYIQPTVVADVLPGATIEQEEIFAPVLAVIKARDFDHAIEIANDTEFGLTGAVYTASEERLEQAKRDFHVGNLYLNRKCTGALVGVHPFGGFNMSGTDSKAGGREYLLQFMQGKSIARKI; the protein is encoded by the coding sequence ATGCAGACACAACGAAGCTTAGACGAATTTAGAAACGAGCCGTTTACCGATTATAGCGATCCGGTGAATGCGGAATTGATGAACGCGGCGATCGACAAGGTCCGAAGCGAACTTGGGCGTGAATACCCGATCGTTATCAACGGCGAAAAGATCACGCTTGATCATAAGTTCAACAGCTATGACCCGGCACGGAAAGCGGAGGTCGTCGGGATATTTCCCGAGGGTGACACCGATACGACTTTAGTCCAAAAGGCGATCGACGCGGCATCAGAAGCCTTTTTGTCGTGGCGAAATGTGCCCGCCGCCGAGCGCGCGGAATATTTGTTCAAGACCGCAGATCTTATGCGTCAGCGTAAGCACGAACTGTCAGCCTGGATGGTCTTTGAGGTGTCCAAGACGTGGGCCGAGGCTGACGGCGATACGGCCGAAGCAATTGATTTCTGTGAGTTTTACGGCCGCGAGATGTTGCGATGGTCGGAAGAGCAACCAGTGACGCCGCACGCCGGCGAAAAAAATGAATTTGGCTACATTCCGCTCGGCGTAGGCGCGATCATCCCGCCGTGGAATTTCCCGCTTGCGATAATGGCCGGCATGACAATGGCAGCGGTTGTGGCAGGAAATACGGTCGTGCTAAAACCGTCTTCCGATTCGCCAACGATCGCCGCAAAATTTGTTGAGATCTTGGACGACGTCGGATTGCCGAAGGGCGTAGTAAATTTCATCAGCGGCAGTGCCAAAACAGGCGAGGCGATGGTTACCCATCCAAAGACACGCTTTATCTCATTTACAGGTTCGAAGGGCGTTGGCTTGCATATTAACGAAGAGGCGGCCAAGACCCGACCTGGACAGATATGGATCAAACGTGTTGTCGCGGAAATGGGCGGAAAGGATGCGATCGTGGTTGCAGACGATGCGGCTGATCTCGACGCAGTTGCGGCAGGAGTCGTTTCTGCTGCATTTGGGTTTCAGGGCCAAAAATGTTCGGCTTGTTCGCGTCTGATCGTTGACGAAAAGGTGCATGATGAGTTGCTCGAAAAGATCGTCGCATTGACAGCAAACCTAAAGGTCGGATTGCCAACCGCCGGCGACACTAATGTTGCGGCAGTTATCAACAAGCGTTCATTTGACGGCACAATGGGCTACATTAAAAGGGGCGTCGAGGACGGCGGACGGATCGTTGCCGGCGGCCGCGGTGACGACTCGAACGGATTCTATATACAACCGACGGTCGTCGCTGATGTCCTCCCTGGAGCGACGATAGAGCAAGAAGAGATATTTGCCCCTGTGCTCGCGGTGATCAAGGCACGCGATTTCGATCACGCGATCGAGATCGCTAATGATACCGAATTTGGCCTCACCGGAGCGGTCTATACCGCATCAGAGGAGCGGCTTGAACAGGCCAAGCGTGATTTTCACGTCGGAAATCTTTACCTCAACCGCAAATGTACGGGAGCTTTGGTAGGAGTTCACCCATTCGGTGGTTTTAATATGAGCGGAACGGACTCTAAGGCCGGCGGCCGTGAATATTTGTTGCAGTTTATGCAGGGTAAATCGATCGCTCGCAAAATATAG
- a CDS encoding methyltransferase domain-containing protein has translation MAISPSRIAAYDCLFAIDSGTAFSADALASVEPGLSEKDRGLCHELVLGSLRRQIYLDRLMAKFAGAKKLDRAVRVALRLGAYQLLFLDRVPAFSAINESVELVRKAKKASATGFVNAILRRITRESIEIAFADEIDRVSVETSHPRWLLERWVNELGQDRAFSLAAANNAEPPLAFRRTARSSGVELEDVGRPSRHVGGCRMGTGISGQLLELERAGEIYFQDEASQLVASAVRASDGESIIDICAAPGSKTGTLPVSSDRLVVAGDVSWPRLVTLRSNLEHQGVVDITLCQYDAEVELPFADSTFDVVIVDAPCSGTGTIRHNPEIRYKLNEADFLRHSSKQLKIALNASKILKKGGRLIYSTCSIERGENEDVIDRLLRLRPELGVTRPTVDDRFVTSEGFARTFPDRDDMDGFFIAQLTRTP, from the coding sequence ATGGCGATATCACCTTCCAGAATTGCGGCTTACGACTGCCTCTTTGCGATCGATAGCGGGACGGCATTTTCTGCTGATGCACTAGCCTCGGTAGAGCCCGGACTAAGCGAAAAAGATCGCGGGCTTTGTCACGAGTTAGTTCTCGGTTCGCTTCGGCGGCAAATCTATCTCGACCGACTAATGGCCAAATTTGCGGGAGCGAAAAAGTTGGATCGAGCAGTTAGGGTAGCTCTTCGTCTCGGTGCATATCAGCTATTGTTCCTTGACCGTGTTCCGGCATTTTCGGCTATAAATGAGAGTGTAGAGCTAGTCCGCAAAGCGAAGAAAGCATCGGCGACTGGATTTGTAAACGCCATACTACGCCGTATCACCCGCGAAAGCATTGAGATAGCCTTTGCTGACGAGATCGATAGGGTATCAGTCGAAACGTCGCATCCCCGTTGGTTGCTCGAACGCTGGGTAAATGAATTAGGACAAGACCGAGCGTTCAGTCTAGCCGCGGCGAATAATGCCGAACCGCCACTAGCGTTCCGACGGACCGCCCGATCAAGCGGCGTTGAGCTTGAGGATGTTGGGCGACCATCGAGACACGTTGGCGGTTGCCGGATGGGAACAGGGATTAGCGGTCAGTTGTTGGAATTAGAACGAGCGGGCGAGATCTATTTCCAGGATGAAGCATCGCAACTGGTCGCTTCCGCGGTCAGGGCATCGGACGGTGAGTCGATCATAGATATTTGTGCCGCACCCGGGAGCAAGACCGGTACTCTGCCGGTGTCAAGCGATCGTCTCGTCGTCGCGGGAGATGTCTCGTGGCCGAGGTTGGTAACATTAAGGTCGAATCTGGAGCATCAGGGTGTTGTCGATATTACACTATGCCAATACGACGCAGAGGTCGAACTGCCATTTGCCGACTCAACATTCGATGTGGTCATTGTCGATGCGCCGTGCAGTGGCACCGGTACGATCAGGCATAATCCGGAAATTCGATACAAATTGAACGAGGCGGATTTTTTGAGACATTCTTCGAAACAACTCAAGATAGCTCTTAATGCATCAAAAATATTGAAAAAAGGCGGACGACTTATCTATTCCACGTGCTCCATTGAGAGGGGCGAGAATGAAGATGTTATCGATAGGCTATTGCGGTTGCGGCCCGAACTCGGAGTTACGCGTCCTACTGTAGATGATCGGTTTGTAACGAGTGAGGGGTTTGCCCGGACATTTCCGGATCGAGATGATATGGATGGCTTTTTTATCGCACAACTGACGAGGACGCCCTAG
- the def gene encoding peptide deformylase — protein MSTLTIVHYPEQVLLTMGDAVRPDEFGPDLEKLVSDMFETMDEAGGVGLAAPQVGVSKRLFVMDTPMPDGSRVKHALINPEIIRVEGEQLGDEGCLSFPGLYQVVRREMRVIARASDVRGEQFEVDVTDLAARCVLHETDHCDGIVFLDRMTALKRELAKRRIKRLQKSGDWK, from the coding sequence ATGTCGACGTTGACTATAGTACATTATCCCGAGCAGGTGCTCCTGACGATGGGAGATGCGGTTCGCCCGGACGAATTTGGCCCTGACCTCGAAAAGCTTGTCTCCGATATGTTCGAGACAATGGACGAGGCGGGTGGTGTCGGATTGGCAGCACCTCAGGTGGGAGTCTCCAAGCGGTTATTCGTAATGGACACGCCAATGCCGGACGGTTCACGGGTAAAGCACGCGCTGATCAATCCCGAGATCATTCGCGTTGAGGGCGAACAGTTGGGTGACGAGGGTTGTTTGTCGTTTCCCGGGCTTTATCAGGTGGTTCGCCGCGAAATGCGGGTGATCGCACGAGCCTCGGATGTCCGCGGAGAGCAATTCGAGGTCGATGTTACAGATCTCGCGGCACGCTGCGTTCTGCACGAGACCGATCATTGTGACGGGATCGTATTCTTAGATCGGATGACCGCATTGAAACGAGAACTCGCAAAGCGTAGAATAAAGAGATTACAGAAATCAGGCGATTGGAAATAG
- a CDS encoding heme-binding domain-containing protein: protein MIKKVLKLILIVLVAGLIVIQFFQISKINPPTVEGETIYSAVAVQSDVRAVLERSCADCHSHSTKYPWYANIQPSGWFLKDHIDEGRQKINFSTFATYTLKKQAHKLEEVCEQIEKKEMPLPSFLWIHGEAALSEAEGKLLCDWSKAEKAKLDERIAALPPA from the coding sequence ATGATAAAAAAGGTTCTGAAGTTAATCTTAATTGTACTGGTGGCGGGATTGATAGTTATTCAGTTCTTTCAGATCAGTAAGATAAACCCGCCAACGGTCGAGGGCGAAACTATCTATTCAGCGGTTGCGGTACAGAGCGACGTCAGGGCAGTACTTGAGCGTTCCTGTGCCGATTGCCACTCGCATTCGACCAAGTATCCGTGGTATGCCAATATTCAGCCAAGCGGGTGGTTTCTGAAGGATCATATCGACGAAGGCCGACAGAAGATAAACTTCAGCACGTTTGCGACTTACACGCTGAAAAAGCAGGCACATAAGCTCGAAGAGGTCTGTGAGCAGATCGAGAAAAAGGAGATGCCGCTACCATCATTTTTATGGATCCACGGTGAAGCGGCGCTGTCAGAAGCTGAGGGCAAGTTGCTATGCGACTGGTCAAAGGCCGAAAAGGCGAAGTTGGATGAACGGATCGCGGCACTTCCGCCGGCATAG
- a CDS encoding cobalamin B12-binding domain-containing protein, whose protein sequence is MSERKIRVLVAKPGLDGHDRGAKVIARALRDAGMEVIYTGLRQTPEMIATAAIQEDVDAVGISILSGAHNTLCPRIVNLLRAGGMDDTLVLVGGIVPNEDIVTLKEMGVSEVFLPGTSTEDIVKFINENVRTEG, encoded by the coding sequence ATGTCGGAAAGAAAGATCAGAGTATTGGTCGCCAAACCGGGCCTTGATGGCCACGATCGTGGAGCGAAGGTCATCGCCAGGGCTCTGCGTGATGCGGGAATGGAGGTCATCTATACCGGACTTAGGCAAACGCCTGAGATGATAGCGACAGCGGCGATTCAGGAAGACGTCGATGCCGTCGGCATTTCGATCTTGAGTGGTGCCCATAATACGCTTTGCCCGCGGATCGTCAACCTTTTGCGGGCCGGTGGAATGGACGACACACTGGTACTTGTGGGCGGGATCGTTCCGAATGAGGATATTGTGACTTTGAAGGAAATGGGAGTTTCCGAAGTATTCTTGCCCGGCACTTCTACCGAAGATATCGTTAAGTTTATTAACGAGAATGTCAGAACGGAGGGCTAG
- a CDS encoding alkaline phosphatase → MKILRNSRLTAAVILFALVSTGIGQSVQPLFPTKRPESAETWRRDGWAAVAQAKAVKTRTGKAKNVILFIGDGMGVSTLTASRIFEGQQRGESGEENRLSFENFPFSALSKTYGTNQQTSDSAPTMSAIITGVKTDEGVLSVNQNIVHADHTTVKGNEAKTLLEYAEESGRSTGVVSTARVTHATPGACFAHTADRDWESDSDIYSRNRKAYDAGFPDIARQLLDFSYGDGIDVVFGGGRSKFLAQTIADPEYPGRTGDRRDGRDLTKEWQAKYKGSSFIWNEEQFKSLDTRSAKHVLALFEPSYMQFENDRSKDGAGEPSLTEMTTKAIDILSNNKKGYFLMVEGGRIDHGHHNGNAYRALSDTVALSDAVRAAVAKVNLDETLIVVTADHSHTLVIQGYPARGNNILGLVRQIANDGQPEPRYKLDSLGMPFTTLSYANGRGYFGATAKQAEGPKKCCGDSTKFSPLTGGRPDLSLFNTLDPDYMQEAGIPLSGETHGGEDVAIFATGVNAHLIRGSMEENWTFYVMADAMRLARK, encoded by the coding sequence ATGAAAATACTGCGTAATTCAAGACTAACTGCCGCTGTAATTTTGTTTGCTCTAGTATCGACAGGTATCGGACAGTCCGTCCAACCATTGTTTCCGACAAAGCGCCCAGAGTCCGCCGAGACGTGGAGACGTGATGGATGGGCCGCCGTCGCTCAAGCAAAGGCGGTCAAGACGCGGACGGGAAAGGCTAAAAACGTAATTCTCTTCATCGGTGATGGAATGGGCGTCTCGACGCTTACCGCATCGCGGATCTTCGAGGGCCAACAGCGTGGTGAAAGCGGCGAAGAAAACCGTTTGAGCTTCGAGAACTTTCCGTTTTCGGCGTTGTCTAAGACGTACGGGACCAATCAGCAAACGTCAGATTCGGCTCCGACGATGAGTGCGATCATTACGGGCGTTAAGACCGATGAAGGGGTTCTATCCGTCAACCAAAATATCGTTCACGCGGATCACACCACTGTTAAGGGCAACGAAGCCAAAACCCTGCTCGAATATGCGGAAGAGAGCGGACGCTCAACGGGTGTCGTGTCCACCGCCCGCGTTACGCACGCGACTCCCGGAGCGTGTTTTGCCCATACAGCGGATCGTGATTGGGAATCTGACAGTGATATTTACAGTCGTAATCGAAAAGCGTATGATGCGGGCTTTCCGGATATTGCCCGCCAACTGCTCGATTTTTCCTATGGTGATGGCATCGATGTCGTATTTGGCGGTGGGCGTTCTAAATTTTTGGCACAAACTATTGCGGACCCGGAATATCCGGGTCGAACCGGCGATCGCCGCGATGGCCGCGATCTGACAAAGGAGTGGCAGGCAAAGTACAAAGGTTCCAGTTTTATCTGGAATGAGGAACAGTTCAAATCCCTTGATACTCGCTCTGCAAAGCACGTTTTGGCCCTGTTTGAGCCTTCGTATATGCAGTTTGAGAATGATCGGTCGAAGGATGGGGCGGGTGAACCGTCTTTGACTGAGATGACTACAAAGGCGATCGACATTTTGTCCAACAATAAGAAGGGCTACTTCCTGATGGTTGAAGGCGGACGGATCGACCACGGTCATCATAACGGCAACGCATATCGTGCACTCAGTGACACCGTTGCACTTTCGGATGCCGTTAGAGCCGCTGTCGCAAAGGTCAATTTGGACGAGACACTGATCGTGGTGACCGCCGATCACAGCCACACCCTCGTCATTCAAGGCTATCCGGCTCGAGGCAACAATATTCTAGGGTTGGTCCGGCAGATTGCAAATGATGGCCAACCTGAACCTCGTTACAAACTTGATTCGCTTGGGATGCCCTTTACGACATTGAGTTATGCCAACGGCCGCGGCTATTTTGGAGCGACGGCCAAACAAGCCGAAGGGCCAAAGAAGTGCTGCGGAGATTCAACCAAATTTTCGCCTTTGACCGGTGGCCGGCCCGACCTATCTCTATTTAACACACTAGATCCAGATTATATGCAGGAGGCCGGGATACCGCTTTCCGGTGAGACGCACGGCGGAGAAGACGTGGCGATATTTGCGACTGGCGTTAATGCCCATTTGATCCGCGGTTCGATGGAAGAGAACTGGACATTTTATGTTATGGCTGACGCGATGAGGCTAGCGCGAAAATGA
- a CDS encoding PASTA domain-containing protein, whose product MRGISAIGKLIALAILVCVFFGGMAGVIYFSLQGVEIKVPELTGKNFTESEHELASLGLKIKKRADRVTADPPNTVIEQLPRPGETVKTGQWILVVTSKPPIDGDEVPQSLKKTDEDDTEKIEEMITEKPKKPKANSNTNRKKAETTRDVASNVAGTNSNSDSVEGNSNKKEGGTTTTPGDKNNKNASTPNGRPGSGSNTSKPSDSRPKNPNRPNR is encoded by the coding sequence ATGCGCGGAATCTCGGCAATTGGAAAACTCATCGCACTTGCCATTTTGGTCTGTGTATTCTTTGGTGGAATGGCAGGTGTCATCTACTTTTCGTTGCAGGGCGTTGAGATCAAAGTCCCTGAACTGACGGGTAAGAACTTTACCGAAAGCGAACACGAACTCGCGTCTTTGGGGCTAAAGATCAAGAAACGTGCCGATCGCGTAACCGCTGATCCGCCAAATACTGTTATCGAACAGCTTCCTAGACCCGGTGAAACGGTGAAGACCGGCCAGTGGATTCTGGTAGTTACGAGTAAACCGCCAATTGATGGTGACGAAGTTCCTCAGTCCCTGAAAAAGACGGACGAGGACGATACGGAAAAAATCGAAGAAATGATCACCGAAAAGCCCAAAAAGCCGAAAGCCAATAGTAATACGAATCGGAAAAAGGCTGAAACCACCCGCGACGTTGCAAGTAACGTAGCCGGAACCAATTCAAACTCCGATTCTGTGGAAGGTAATTCAAATAAAAAGGAAGGCGGCACCACGACAACGCCGGGCGATAAGAACAACAAAAACGCATCGACACCGAATGGACGACCTGGTTCCGGGTCAAACACCTCGAAACCGTCAGATTCGCGGCCGAAGAACCCCAATCGTCCGAATCGCTGA
- a CDS encoding sterol desaturase family protein → MLRPTVIAIPFFAILIAIEAWYASRHGSDEFRDRRDTWTNIFLGFMSVVFGAIFGLATGFIYIYAYELAPYKFPADAWWSWVALFFVDDLAYYVFHRVSHESRLFWNFHVVHHSSQHYNLSVAVRQSWFSGMLHWVFYAPLMLLGFAPWMFATMHGFNLIYQFWIHTRFIDRLGWFEKVLNTPSHHRVHHGVKPQYLDKNYGGVLIVWDRLFGSFVGEEEQPTYGITKQLGSYNALWINTHGWFEMFRTMKERRGIAAKLRCIFASPDMSQPQLYET, encoded by the coding sequence ATGCTGAGGCCAACCGTAATTGCCATACCGTTTTTCGCGATTCTGATCGCCATCGAAGCGTGGTACGCCAGTCGACACGGGTCCGATGAGTTTCGGGACCGCAGAGATACCTGGACGAACATCTTCCTCGGCTTTATGAGCGTTGTTTTCGGCGCGATATTCGGGCTTGCGACAGGATTTATATACATATATGCCTATGAACTCGCTCCATATAAATTCCCGGCCGATGCTTGGTGGAGTTGGGTAGCTCTGTTTTTCGTTGATGACCTGGCATATTACGTCTTTCACCGCGTAAGTCACGAATCAAGATTGTTTTGGAATTTTCACGTAGTCCATCACTCGAGCCAACACTACAATCTGAGCGTCGCCGTTAGGCAAAGTTGGTTTAGCGGGATGCTGCATTGGGTCTTTTACGCTCCGTTAATGCTTCTCGGCTTTGCACCTTGGATGTTTGCCACGATGCACGGCTTTAATCTGATCTATCAATTTTGGATCCACACACGTTTTATCGACCGATTAGGATGGTTTGAGAAGGTTCTTAACACGCCCTCGCATCATCGAGTCCACCACGGCGTCAAACCGCAATACCTTGACAAGAATTACGGCGGCGTGCTGATCGTCTGGGATCGCCTCTTCGGTTCCTTTGTCGGCGAAGAGGAGCAGCCAACATATGGAATAACTAAACAGCTTGGAAGTTATAACGCTTTATGGATCAACACGCACGGTTGGTTTGAAATGTTTAGAACTATGAAGGAAAGGCGCGGAATCGCCGCAAAGCTTAGATGTATATTTGCCTCTCCGGATATGAGCCAACCGCAACTCTATGAAACGTAA
- a CDS encoding methionyl-tRNA formyltransferase, whose protein sequence is MRVVFMGTPQAAVTALAATIENGHEVVAVYTQPDRPSGRGNKISFPPVKEYALELGLLVKQPVKLKTPEAFDEFRSLNADVAVVVAYGRILPTPFLTAFPLGAINVHFSLLPKYRGAAPVNWAIVNGETETGVTTMQMDSGLDTGDILMQRSTAIGAEETSIELMGRLADIGAEILLETLREIGSITPVEQDDSRSTQAPIMRKSDGLIVWTMPSDAIAARVRGFQPFPSSFTYLNGLKLTIRRAGSRVGYNGEPGVVLVAAGDELVIGCGDGTALLIRELQLEGKRPVAVRDFLNGSKLKAGDRLG, encoded by the coding sequence ATGAGAGTCGTATTTATGGGGACGCCGCAAGCGGCAGTAACCGCGCTCGCCGCCACCATTGAAAACGGTCACGAGGTGGTTGCCGTTTACACGCAACCCGACCGCCCATCCGGGCGCGGAAACAAGATATCGTTTCCACCGGTAAAGGAGTATGCACTCGAACTCGGCCTCCTGGTAAAACAACCGGTGAAGCTCAAGACGCCCGAAGCATTTGACGAGTTTCGGTCACTCAATGCGGATGTCGCCGTTGTCGTCGCATACGGTCGAATATTGCCGACGCCATTTCTAACAGCCTTTCCACTCGGTGCGATCAATGTTCATTTCTCGTTGCTGCCAAAATATCGGGGAGCGGCCCCGGTCAACTGGGCGATCGTGAATGGTGAGACCGAAACCGGTGTGACGACGATGCAGATGGATTCCGGTCTCGACACGGGTGATATTTTAATGCAGAGGTCGACCGCGATCGGTGCTGAGGAAACCTCGATCGAACTGATGGGTCGACTTGCGGATATTGGTGCCGAAATTTTGTTAGAGACTCTTCGAGAAATAGGATCAATTACTCCGGTCGAGCAAGACGACAGCCGGTCCACCCAGGCTCCGATAATGCGAAAGTCAGACGGACTCATTGTGTGGACGATGCCGTCGGATGCGATCGCCGCTCGCGTACGTGGATTCCAGCCGTTTCCTTCGTCATTTACGTACTTGAATGGGCTGAAATTGACGATAAGGCGTGCCGGATCTCGAGTTGGGTATAACGGCGAACCGGGCGTTGTGCTGGTCGCCGCGGGAGATGAATTGGTCATTGGATGCGGCGATGGAACTGCACTTTTGATCCGCGAATTACAGCTTGAAGGCAAGCGTCCGGTTGCTGTCCGAGACTTTCTGAACGGCTCAAAACTGAAGGCCGGTGATCGGTTGGGCTAA
- a CDS encoding ribulose-phosphate 3-epimerase, producing MFEIAPSILSADFTRLGEQIREVAAGGASILHVDVMDGHFVPNITIGLPVVRSIRAMTELTIDTHLMIEQPGRYAAEFAKAGANMVSVHVEADPNLHRTLSSIRDEGAKAGIAINPATPLTAIEEAIQHADFVLVMSVNPGFGGQRFIPAVLDKLKRLRQLIDDRGLPVNIEIDGGVDANNVAEISRSGAEILVAGSAVYGTNDPAAAVRELIDKGTRWV from the coding sequence ATGTTTGAGATAGCACCTTCAATACTTTCAGCAGATTTCACCAGGCTTGGCGAGCAGATCCGTGAGGTCGCCGCCGGTGGTGCCAGCATTTTACACGTCGACGTGATGGACGGTCATTTCGTCCCTAATATCACGATCGGTTTGCCGGTGGTCAGATCGATCCGTGCAATGACGGAACTGACGATCGACACGCATCTGATGATCGAACAGCCCGGACGTTATGCCGCGGAATTTGCAAAGGCCGGTGCCAATATGGTCTCCGTGCACGTCGAGGCCGATCCGAATTTGCATCGAACGCTTTCGTCGATACGAGATGAAGGCGCGAAGGCGGGCATTGCCATCAACCCTGCGACGCCGCTGACGGCTATCGAAGAGGCGATCCAGCACGCGGATTTTGTTCTGGTGATGTCGGTCAATCCGGGTTTTGGCGGGCAACGATTCATTCCGGCGGTGCTGGACAAATTAAAACGGCTTCGCCAACTTATCGATGATCGCGGGTTGCCCGTTAACATCGAGATCGACGGTGGTGTGGATGCTAACAATGTTGCGGAAATATCTCGCTCCGGAGCGGAGATATTAGTCGCCGGCTCAGCAGTTTATGGCACCAATGACCCGGCGGCGGCCGTGAGGGAACTCATCGATAAAGGAACTCGCTGGGTATAA